TGCGGAGGGCATTGCGAAGGTTGCGGAGGCGGATGCGGCGAAGAAGGGCATCACCACGATGAAGAGGGATGTTGCGGAGGCGGATGCGGACATTGCCATTAAAAAATGATTCTGATAGCTGATAGCGGAGCTACGAAGACCGACTGGTGCTATGGTACCGCCAACGGGGCTTGCATACGGGTACAGACTGAGGGAATCAACCCGTTCCACCAGTCTGCCGAGCACATCCGCCACATCCTCGAAAGCCAGCTGGCACCCCGATGTACGATGCCTGCGGAAGCGTGTACGGAAGTCTTTTTCTACGGTGCGGGATGCCTGCCTTCTGTATCGGGTCCTGTTGCCGAAGCCTTGCACCGCCTTTTCCCTGAAGCGCATGTCGAGGTGGAAACGGATTTATTGGGAGCCGCACGCGCCTTGTGCCAGTACCGTCCAGGCATTGCCTGCATTCTGGGTACAGGTTCCAACTCGTGCCTGTACGACGGAGAGCGCATCACGCAAAACGTCTCCCCCTTGGGCTACATCTTGGGCGACGAGGGAAGCGGGGCTTGCCTGGGCAAGCATTTCGTGGCAGACTGCCTCAAAGGGCAGCTTCCCGCCCACCTGAAGGACGCGTTATTGGAAGACTTGCAGACGGATGCAGCCGGAATCATTGAGCGGGTGTACCGCCAGCCGCAAGCCAACCGTTTTCTGGCAAGCCTATGCCCCTTTATCCACCGGCATAAGGCGGAGCCGTGCGTCCATACCTTCCTCTTGCAATGCTTCGATGATTTTTTCCGGCGCAATGTGCTCCACTATTCCGAACAGCTTCCCGTTTCGTTTGCCGGTTCCATCGCATGGCATTTCCGCACGGAGATAGAAGAAGCCGCACGCATACGGGGGCTTCAGACAGGCGTTTTCCTTCAAAGCCCCATCGAAAAGCTGGCCGAATACCACTTTAAGGCAGAATAATAAACGCCGGGAGACCGACCGCTTATAAAAAAGAGGCTGTCTCAAAATAAAAAACGACAATCAAAAAGTAATGTCATCCTGAGCAAAGCGAAGGATCTCGTATGCATCAACTTCTGTTTTCGAGATCCTTCGCTCACGCTCAGGATGACAAAATGAAAGTTGATTCCAATTTTAAGACAACCTCTTCATATATTTTAAAACGGGACATCCTGCACCGGTGTCCCGAAAGGATTCTCGGGCATCGGAGGCATGTCGGACGCAGCAGGCGGGACATAATCCGGATTTCCTCCCTTGTTCATCTTCGAACGGAGCACAGGCGAATTCTTGTCTTCGCCCGGCATCGGCACAATCAAATCATCATCGGGATTCTGGAAGCGGGCATACTCGGCACGGAAACGCAAAAGCACATCGCCCACCGCACCGTTACGGTGCTTGGCTATGATGATTTCCGCCATGCCGTGCAGGTCGTTCCCCTTCTCGTCCTGGTAAATCTTGTAATACTCCGGACGGTGAATGAAGCACACCATGTCGGCATCCTGTTCGATGGCTCCCGACTCGCGAAGGTCGCTCAGTTGGGGACGCTTCCCGTCGATGCCCTCACGGTTTTCCACCCCACGGTTCAACTGGCTCAGCGCGATAATCGGAATATTCAGTTCCTTCGCCAGCCCCT
The Phocaeicola salanitronis DSM 18170 genome window above contains:
- a CDS encoding ATPase — protein: MILIADSGATKTDWCYGTANGACIRVQTEGINPFHQSAEHIRHILESQLAPRCTMPAEACTEVFFYGAGCLPSVSGPVAEALHRLFPEAHVEVETDLLGAARALCQYRPGIACILGTGSNSCLYDGERITQNVSPLGYILGDEGSGACLGKHFVADCLKGQLPAHLKDALLEDLQTDAAGIIERVYRQPQANRFLASLCPFIHRHKAEPCVHTFLLQCFDDFFRRNVLHYSEQLPVSFAGSIAWHFRTEIEEAARIRGLQTGVFLQSPIEKLAEYHFKAE